In the genome of Fulvivirga maritima, one region contains:
- a CDS encoding sugar MFS transporter has product MNKNTKALAILTLLFFMWGFITSMNDILIPYMKEVFELSNFKSLLVQSAFFLAYFIGSLAYFIASLSLGDPINKLGYKKTITFGLILSSIGCLLFVPASMAEVYALFLLALFVLGLGLTVLQISCNPIVILLGKPETASGRLNLTQAFNSLGTTLAPVVGGFFIFKFFASDGVLTAENVKMPYLMLSGLFIVVALLFSMSKIPSFKDDDDTNHGFTILKFAQVRWGMFGIFCYVGAEVAVGSLMIGYLGHDNVLGLDHLEASKYLAYYYWGGAMIGRFLGGININDQPLKKKALFSLGIIFLITPLIVYLSGLSISEMWPYFIFIGINLALFLLIGKNARLMLGVFALVNISFLVITILEVPGMMVWPILSIGLFNSIMWSNVFSLSTQGLGKYTSQGSSLLIMAILGGAIIPPLQGLVADHFTLGYSFLIPMLCYFYLFLYSVRYNKIYTQID; this is encoded by the coding sequence ATGAATAAAAATACTAAAGCGCTGGCCATACTCACGCTGCTGTTCTTTATGTGGGGGTTCATTACCTCTATGAATGACATTCTTATTCCATATATGAAGGAGGTCTTTGAGTTATCTAATTTTAAATCCCTTCTGGTACAGAGTGCATTCTTTTTAGCCTATTTTATTGGTTCTTTAGCTTATTTTATTGCTTCCTTGAGTTTGGGCGATCCTATCAATAAACTGGGGTATAAAAAGACCATTACTTTTGGATTGATACTATCAAGTATCGGGTGTTTACTTTTTGTGCCTGCTTCTATGGCTGAAGTATATGCCTTGTTCTTACTCGCGCTGTTTGTGTTGGGCTTAGGACTTACGGTTTTGCAGATATCATGTAATCCTATAGTGATTTTATTGGGTAAGCCAGAAACTGCATCTGGTAGACTTAACCTTACTCAGGCATTTAACTCATTAGGTACCACGCTGGCACCTGTAGTAGGAGGATTTTTCATATTTAAATTCTTTGCTTCTGATGGTGTGCTTACCGCAGAAAATGTAAAAATGCCTTATTTAATGTTGAGCGGTTTGTTCATAGTGGTGGCGTTGCTGTTTTCTATGAGTAAAATTCCTTCTTTTAAGGATGATGATGATACCAATCATGGCTTTACTATTCTAAAATTTGCTCAGGTAAGGTGGGGTATGTTCGGTATCTTTTGCTACGTGGGTGCTGAGGTAGCTGTAGGTAGTTTAATGATTGGCTACTTAGGACATGATAATGTATTAGGGCTTGATCACTTGGAGGCGAGTAAATATTTGGCCTACTATTATTGGGGTGGAGCTATGATTGGCCGCTTTTTGGGAGGTATCAATATTAATGATCAGCCATTAAAGAAAAAGGCTTTATTTTCATTAGGAATTATATTTTTAATAACGCCGCTTATAGTATACCTGTCAGGTTTGAGCATTAGCGAAATGTGGCCTTATTTCATTTTCATAGGTATTAACCTGGCACTTTTCCTTTTAATAGGCAAAAACGCCAGACTTATGCTGGGTGTATTCGCATTGGTGAATATTTCATTTCTTGTAATCACTATTTTAGAAGTACCAGGTATGATGGTGTGGCCTATTTTATCTATAGGTCTGTTTAACTCTATCATGTGGTCAAACGTATTTTCTTTATCTACTCAAGGCTTAGGAAAATACACCAGTCAGGGGTCATCTTTATTAATTATGGCTATTTTAGGGGGAGCGATCATTCCTCCACTTCAGGGGCTGGTAGCAGATCATTTTACCTTAGGATATTCATTTTTAATACCTATGCTTTGTTACTTCTACCTGTTTTTATATAGTGTTCGTTATAACAAAATTTATACGCAAATCGACTAA